The genomic interval ccttccttccccctttccttccttccccctttccttctccttctcgttcccttcccttcttaattcttccctttccttccctttccttccctttccttctttcccctttcttcctttcccctttcttcattccttcctttattccttctctttcattcttacattacttcttttattcattttcttctaataCTTACCTGTTTTTTCCTCAGTTACCTTCTCTAAGTTCTCCGTTATTGCCTTCGTCAATTCATCGGAGCCAATAGTGCCAGTACCACCATTACTGGCGCTCTCTATTGCTTCCATAAATACTTTCTGTAATGCGTCTTCTTTGAATGTGTAATTATTGTCAGGATCCGCCAGTATATCTGCTACGGTAGATGCTTGTCCACCACTACTACTTTGACCGTTACCCAGACTCATGAATTGTACCATGCTGTCCTTATTCTTATTtaactcttcttttctctttccgtCCGTTATTCTTAAACTCTTCTTATCCCCACTGCAAACATGTTTCCACCTATCCTGCCATAATTGCCCCAACCTCCaagcttttccattttcctcttcctttatcctttcctcctgTGCCCACTTTCTAATAGTACCCCCAAGGACTGCTTTACCAATCATTAAAGCGGTAGAATCCACTTTTcctacacattttttaatcatGGCCTGATTTTTCACATCCGTCAAGTATTTCTTTAAGTTCCCCTCCACTTCCTCCGAAATCCCACTTATCACTTCATTTAACTTACAATGATCCCCATAAATGTCAGAGAGGGCGAGCGTACCCACGGTGCAGCGGGCAAACCATTGATCTTCGGTGAGATCCTCTTCGACTGTCACCTGCCGCCCCGTTTTTTCCGTTATTCCGCTCATAAAATAACGAATACCCATTAATCCTTTACACAGATCTTTCTTATACTCCCCCTCGAAACTCTTTCCACCACTACCCTTCGTAGTCACATTCCACGGTTCCCGTTCACAGAGGTTCGTTATTTCATCCGCTTCTGACAATAGGAGGGAAGTCTTCAATTTATCCCATGCTTCCTCCACATTGCCCTTCAACTTCGCCTacataaagaagaaggggaaaaattacaaaaaatttatatacatatgtacaattGGAACTCAgcacatatacacgtacacatatgtgtatacatatacatatacatataaatgtacatatacgtatgtatatgtatacatacatgcacatgtatatatttatatatatatatatacatatatatatatacatatacatatacgtatatacgcgtgtacgcatatatttatgtatatatgtattcactTACAGTAATTTCCTTCGCCCTCTGCTCGGCATCCGGTCCAGCAACCGCAGTTGCACTATTCGCAGACATCCAATTGTTCAACCATGCTTTCAACAGATCATTGCCATCAGTAGATGTCGTCATCTTGCGTACTcaaatttacatatatatgtatattatagaattaaggaaaaaaaaaaaaaaagaagaaaaaaagaagaagaaggaaaaatattcttccctttttttccttctttcttctttcctttcttccttacaaaaccttctttctcttcctcttctattCTTCCTGTTTTGCTCTTCCTtctattcttcctttcttcttttctttcttccttaaaccacctctttcttctttattcatccttctttttcttcctttcttcttttctttcttccttaaaccacctctttcttctttattcatccttctttttcttcctttcttattttcctttttttcttcctcttttactcttccttcttcttcctttttcttccccttaaatatttcttcttcttcttttttccctcattaaaccttccttctttttctcccttaaatcttccttcttcttctctccctttggaaaccttctttcattctcattcaatcttccttcttttctcccttaaaccttcttttcttttatccctTAAATCatcatttttcctcctctaaaaccttccttgttcttccttatccctcctaaaacattccttctttatccttcacttaaaccttccttcttctttccttttctcccttaaatcttcttttcttctttcttttccctctttaaatcttcct from Plasmodium knowlesi strain H genome assembly, contig: PKNH_00_21, whole genome shotgun sequence carries:
- a CDS encoding SICAvar, type I (fragment) encodes the protein MTTSTDGNDLLKAWLNNWMSANSATAVAGPDAEQRAKEITAKLKGNVEEAWDKLKTSLLLSEADEITNLCEREPWNVTTKGSGGKSFEGEYKKDLCKGLMGIRYFMSGITEKTGRQVTVEEDLTEDQWFARCTVGTLALSDIYGDHCKLNEVISGISEEVEGNLKKYLTDVKNQAMIKKCVGKVDSTALMIGKAVLGGTIRKWAQEERIKEEENGKAWRLGQLWQDRWKHVCSGDKKSLRITDGKRKEELNKNKDSMVQFMSLGNGQSSSGGQASTVADILADPDNNYTFKEDALQKVFMEAIESASNGGTGTIGSDELTKAITENLEKVTEEKTG